One window from the genome of Leuconostoc suionicum encodes:
- a CDS encoding carbamoyl phosphate synthase small subunit, with protein MIRHLILEDGTVFEGLGFGAPATTFGEIIFHTAMTGYQEIITDPIYDGQMIVFSMPVIGAAGIHAEAYESVKPMIRGMIVHDLAEVSVNRQRRMNLDRFLKQHNIPGLYQVDTRKLIRHLRETGPQKATIVDYADDHAVDQLVATVLTNKQVQNTATSKPYANPGRGRHIVVIDFGLKHGILRMLGDYDANVSVLPYTTSVDEVLTLDPDGIILSTGPGDPRSLPESVLTLIRVLQTKAPLLGIGLGHELFALANDATLVALPSEHHGMNHPIQEIISRQIFYAMQGQGYAVDEKLLDHKKLFVTYRDLVDGAVQGLRHRDYPAFSVQFFPDAAPGPYEATAVFADFFETVEDYVEHHS; from the coding sequence ATGATTAGACATTTAATCCTAGAAGATGGCACGGTTTTTGAGGGCCTTGGCTTTGGTGCACCTGCCACCACTTTTGGGGAAATCATTTTTCATACGGCCATGACTGGTTATCAAGAAATTATCACAGATCCAATTTACGATGGGCAAATGATTGTCTTTTCGATGCCTGTCATCGGGGCAGCGGGCATTCATGCTGAGGCGTATGAATCGGTTAAACCAATGATAAGAGGAATGATTGTGCATGATTTGGCTGAGGTCTCAGTCAATCGACAACGTCGAATGAATTTGGATCGCTTCCTGAAGCAACACAATATTCCTGGGTTGTATCAAGTTGATACACGAAAATTGATCAGACATCTGCGAGAAACTGGGCCACAAAAAGCCACAATTGTGGACTACGCTGATGATCACGCAGTAGATCAATTAGTAGCGACAGTTTTAACAAACAAACAAGTACAGAATACAGCAACCTCTAAGCCATATGCTAACCCCGGGCGTGGTCGTCACATTGTAGTAATAGATTTCGGTTTAAAACATGGTATTCTTCGCATGTTAGGGGACTACGATGCCAATGTTTCCGTTTTACCATATACAACAAGTGTTGATGAAGTATTAACCTTAGATCCAGATGGCATTATCCTATCTACAGGTCCTGGCGATCCGCGTTCACTGCCAGAAAGTGTTCTTACGTTGATCAGAGTATTACAAACAAAGGCGCCGTTACTGGGCATTGGCTTAGGTCATGAATTATTTGCTTTAGCAAATGATGCGACATTGGTGGCACTTCCATCTGAGCATCACGGCATGAATCATCCTATTCAAGAAATTATTTCTAGGCAAATTTTTTATGCAATGCAGGGACAAGGGTACGCGGTTGATGAAAAATTACTTGATCACAAGAAATTGTTTGTTACCTATCGTGATTTAGTAGATGGTGCTGTACAAGGATTGCGTCACCGTGATTATCCAGCTTTTAGTGTACAGTTTTTCCCAGATGCAGCTCCAGGACCATATGAAGCGACAGCAGTATTTGCAGATTTTTTTGAAACGGTAGAAGATTATGTCGAACATCACAGCTAA
- a CDS encoding GNAT family N-acetyltransferase, whose translation MTSVYMRRAHEEDIKSIVSIINNARYYLKEQGLSQWQSGYPNQDTIEEDLALQRGFVLVVDHQVAGYTAILAGEDPIYTLIEDGKWLNSETDYIGIHRFAILDKYRGQKLAQRFMTAILTFFYENGTSDFRIDTHPGNLPMQAVITGNGFEKRGIVHINEGEEINGVRWAYQLVL comes from the coding sequence ATGACATCAGTTTATATGCGACGGGCGCATGAGGAGGATATAAAATCAATTGTATCAATCATTAATAATGCCCGTTATTATCTGAAAGAACAAGGACTTTCACAGTGGCAATCGGGATATCCCAATCAAGATACGATTGAGGAAGATTTAGCATTGCAAAGAGGATTCGTGTTGGTTGTGGATCATCAAGTTGCGGGATATACAGCAATATTAGCAGGTGAAGATCCGATATATACGCTGATAGAGGATGGCAAATGGCTTAATTCTGAAACGGATTACATTGGCATTCATCGCTTTGCTATTCTTGATAAGTATCGAGGGCAAAAATTAGCACAGCGATTCATGACTGCTATTTTGACGTTTTTCTATGAAAACGGTACAAGCGATTTTCGAATTGATACTCATCCAGGTAACTTACCAATGCAAGCTGTCATCACAGGTAATGGATTTGAGAAGCGTGGCATTGTACACATTAATGAGGGAGAAGAAATTAATGGTGTTCGGTGGGCGTACCAACTTGTATTGTAA
- a CDS encoding EbsA family protein yields MIPRRGFFQPLDSTGKISWLWWGIFFMGSIVVWDEMSFKLEILPILFMMVMILLGVLLVVRRRVYIAGPNLFLGRVLLSEYEKISLKDIEHWQLNGHILSFVRADRERKYYLTKNIVQQIKDYMDTDGK; encoded by the coding sequence ATGATACCAAGACGCGGTTTTTTTCAACCATTGGATTCAACAGGTAAAATTAGTTGGTTGTGGTGGGGTATATTTTTTATGGGTAGTATTGTCGTTTGGGATGAAATGAGTTTCAAACTTGAAATCCTACCAATTTTGTTTATGATGGTGATGATTTTATTAGGCGTACTATTAGTCGTTCGTCGACGTGTTTACATCGCTGGACCCAATCTTTTCTTGGGTCGGGTGTTATTATCAGAGTATGAAAAAATTTCTTTGAAAGATATTGAACATTGGCAGTTGAATGGTCATATTTTATCATTTGTTCGCGCTGACCGAGAACGGAAATATTATCTTACAAAAAACATTGTGCAACAAATTAAGGATTACATGGATACTGATGGCAAATAA
- a CDS encoding ribonuclease HI family protein yields the protein MITLYVDAARDVSTGRSSAGAVLIIDKVQKQLKTALRKTVNNHEAEFLAVLWALKQLPSNGNVQIYSDSKIVTDALHKSYAKHYQGLVDEINLQLTPYHLVLINWVPEKENRGAHNLALQALKNANH from the coding sequence ATGATTACACTATATGTTGACGCAGCACGTGATGTATCTACCGGTCGTTCGTCAGCTGGCGCAGTTTTAATTATTGATAAAGTACAAAAACAGCTAAAAACCGCCTTGAGAAAGACGGTTAACAACCATGAGGCTGAATTTTTGGCAGTTCTTTGGGCATTAAAACAGCTACCTAGCAATGGAAATGTACAAATATATAGTGATTCAAAAATCGTAACCGATGCCTTGCATAAATCTTATGCAAAACACTACCAAGGTCTTGTTGATGAGATCAATCTACAATTGACACCATACCATCTAGTTTTAATCAATTGGGTTCCAGAAAAAGAAAATCGCGGAGCTCATAATTTAGCTTTGCAAGCACTAAAAAACGCGAACCATTAA
- a CDS encoding RluA family pseudouridine synthase has product MANKILIHITDQAGRVDAVLSKENLSYSRTTLSNWLVDGTILVNNHKVKRSYKVVSGDTISITPPDAQETTIEAENIPLDIVYEDDDIIVVNKPQGMVVHPAAGHSSGTLVNALLHHSPLSTINGEFRPGIVHRIDRDTSGLLMVAKNDKAHRSLSEQLKSHKNQRIYYALVRGEFTENSGTIEAPIGRHKIDRKKQAVIEGGREAVTHFHVLKRYAGYTLLQVNLETGRTHQIRVHMSYIGHPVVGDPVYGTAQKLDGIQLNGQLLHAKTLTLEQPTTGNELSFDSPLPDYFEFALSTLTPINREEDEYAK; this is encoded by the coding sequence ATGGCAAATAAAATATTAATTCATATAACAGATCAAGCTGGGCGTGTTGATGCTGTGTTATCGAAAGAAAATCTGAGTTACTCACGTACTACACTCTCAAATTGGTTAGTGGACGGTACGATTTTAGTTAACAATCATAAAGTAAAACGCTCATATAAAGTTGTCAGTGGAGATACAATATCTATTACACCACCTGATGCTCAAGAAACAACGATTGAAGCTGAAAACATTCCGCTTGATATTGTTTATGAAGACGATGATATTATTGTTGTGAACAAGCCACAAGGAATGGTCGTGCACCCTGCTGCAGGGCATAGTTCTGGTACATTGGTGAACGCATTACTTCATCATTCACCATTGTCAACCATCAATGGTGAATTCCGACCTGGAATAGTACATCGCATTGATCGCGATACTAGCGGTCTACTAATGGTCGCAAAAAACGATAAGGCTCATCGTTCACTATCCGAACAGTTAAAATCTCATAAAAACCAGCGCATATATTACGCGCTAGTCCGTGGTGAATTTACAGAAAATTCAGGAACAATTGAAGCGCCGATTGGACGTCATAAAATTGATCGAAAAAAACAAGCAGTTATTGAAGGCGGCCGTGAGGCTGTCACGCATTTTCATGTCTTAAAACGATACGCTGGTTATACGCTGTTACAAGTGAATTTAGAAACTGGCAGAACGCACCAAATAAGAGTGCATATGAGCTACATTGGTCATCCAGTTGTTGGGGACCCTGTATACGGTACGGCACAGAAGCTAGATGGTATACAGTTGAATGGGCAATTATTGCATGCTAAGACACTGACTTTAGAGCAACCTACAACAGGCAATGAATTATCATTTGACAGTCCATTACCAGATTACTTTGAGTTTGCTTTATCAACATTAACACCGATTAATAGAGAGGAAGATGAATATGCCAAATAA
- a CDS encoding DnaD domain-containing protein has translation MTLEKRLQQYIQAGNTGVSNDLLLHYQDVGLDNDDLALYMQVERIQGRGDQATPAAIAQVMHTTEKIVITRLQSLIRRDLMQVVGGSIQTETYDFTPLYEKLLDGQTTQRSEIVSDGKSARREIMQTLEAEFGRPLSPMEMQTVGHWFDQDHFEPVMMLLAIQEAVANNARSLRYIETILANWQRDNITTPQAAQVSKQRRRGVTYNNIID, from the coding sequence ATGACGTTAGAAAAAAGATTACAACAGTATATTCAGGCTGGTAACACTGGCGTAAGTAATGACTTGTTGTTACATTATCAAGATGTTGGTCTAGATAATGATGATTTAGCATTGTATATGCAGGTGGAGCGCATTCAAGGGCGGGGAGATCAAGCTACACCGGCAGCTATTGCCCAAGTAATGCACACGACCGAGAAAATTGTTATTACGCGCTTGCAGAGTTTGATAAGACGAGATTTGATGCAGGTGGTAGGTGGCAGTATTCAGACTGAAACTTATGATTTTACACCATTATACGAAAAGCTATTAGATGGTCAAACCACACAACGGTCGGAAATTGTGTCAGATGGTAAAAGTGCTCGTCGTGAAATTATGCAGACGTTAGAGGCAGAATTTGGGCGTCCATTATCACCAATGGAAATGCAAACTGTTGGGCATTGGTTCGATCAAGATCATTTTGAGCCAGTGATGATGTTATTGGCCATTCAAGAGGCTGTTGCAAATAATGCCCGTAGTTTGCGTTATATTGAAACAATTTTGGCCAATTGGCAACGTGACAACATTACTACACCACAGGCAGCGCAGGTCTCCAAGCAGCGCAGACGTGGTGTAACGTATAACAATATTATTGATTAA
- the pyrR gene encoding bifunctional pyr operon transcriptional regulator/uracil phosphoribosyltransferase PyrR translates to MPNKEVLDNASLQRALTRITYEIIERNKGGKNLVLVGIKTRGEYLARRIADRLEQLEGVQIPVMAIDITNFRDDKPDQHNDLGLNSEERLNISEQNIVLIDDVLFTGRTIRAALDALIHIGRPKTISLAVLVDRGHRELPIRADFVGKNIPTAQNEKIKVFVQEIDGKDAVEIVH, encoded by the coding sequence ATGCCAAATAAAGAAGTTTTAGATAATGCCTCATTACAGCGCGCGTTAACTCGTATTACATACGAGATAATTGAGCGCAATAAGGGTGGTAAAAATTTGGTTCTGGTGGGAATCAAAACACGTGGCGAGTATCTTGCACGCCGTATCGCAGACCGTTTAGAACAATTAGAAGGTGTTCAAATTCCGGTCATGGCCATTGACATTACTAACTTTCGGGATGATAAACCTGACCAGCATAACGATTTAGGTTTGAACTCAGAAGAGCGATTGAACATTTCCGAACAGAATATTGTTTTAATTGACGATGTATTGTTTACAGGACGAACTATTCGAGCAGCATTGGATGCATTGATTCATATTGGCCGTCCTAAAACGATTTCACTAGCTGTTTTGGTGGATCGCGGACACAGAGAATTGCCTATTCGAGCAGACTTTGTTGGAAAAAACATTCCCACCGCACAGAATGAAAAAATTAAAGTCTTTGTGCAAGAAATTGATGGAAAAGATGCAGTTGAAATTGTTCATTAA
- a CDS encoding THUMP domain-containing class I SAM-dependent RNA methyltransferase yields the protein MEKTYHLMATAAAGLESLVGKELERLGYEHQVENYRVRFDGTQKDILNTNVWLRTADRIKIIVGEFDATTFDQLFEGVKALPWEDYLNYDSEFPVAGRSKKSELFSVPDVQAITKKAIVNRLQEAYHIRTRLPENGYFAQLEVMIDKDHVMVTLDTTGESLFKRGYRVNKGGAPLKENFAAALVLLTNWHPDRPFVDPTTGSGTIAIEAALIGRNIAPGLIRDFDIESMDWFDKKLSDEVRDAAEAQADYDRTLDIEGFDIDENMVDIARENAKHAGLGQDITFKQLAAKDWTTDKLNGVLVTNPPYGERLGELEAARELYEQMGTVYRNLPSWSKYILTSDLEFEKSYGEKSTKRRKLYNGALRVDYFQYWGKRVK from the coding sequence ATGGAAAAAACATATCATTTAATGGCGACAGCAGCAGCAGGATTGGAATCTCTTGTTGGTAAAGAACTAGAACGCTTGGGCTATGAGCATCAAGTTGAAAATTATCGAGTACGTTTTGACGGTACACAAAAAGATATATTGAATACTAACGTTTGGCTTCGTACAGCGGATCGAATTAAGATTATTGTGGGTGAATTTGATGCAACGACATTTGATCAACTGTTTGAGGGCGTTAAAGCCTTACCATGGGAAGATTATTTGAACTATGATTCAGAATTTCCCGTTGCTGGACGTTCAAAAAAGTCTGAGTTATTTAGTGTGCCAGATGTGCAAGCCATCACTAAAAAAGCAATCGTTAATAGATTGCAAGAAGCTTATCATATTCGAACACGCTTGCCTGAGAACGGTTATTTTGCACAACTTGAAGTGATGATTGATAAAGATCACGTTATGGTTACTTTGGATACAACAGGGGAGTCCTTATTTAAGCGTGGCTATCGTGTGAATAAGGGTGGTGCACCATTAAAAGAAAACTTTGCGGCGGCATTAGTTTTGCTGACAAATTGGCACCCAGATCGTCCATTTGTTGACCCAACCACTGGGTCCGGAACGATTGCGATTGAGGCAGCATTAATTGGTCGTAATATCGCACCTGGATTAATTCGTGATTTTGATATTGAGAGCATGGACTGGTTTGATAAAAAATTGTCAGACGAAGTGCGTGATGCGGCTGAAGCGCAAGCTGATTATGACCGCACTCTTGATATTGAAGGCTTTGATATTGACGAAAATATGGTTGATATTGCCAGAGAAAACGCAAAACATGCGGGACTTGGTCAGGATATCACTTTCAAACAGTTAGCTGCTAAAGACTGGACAACTGATAAACTTAACGGTGTACTAGTGACTAATCCGCCCTATGGTGAACGTTTAGGTGAACTTGAAGCCGCCCGTGAGTTATACGAGCAAATGGGTACGGTCTATCGTAATCTACCAAGTTGGAGTAAGTATATTTTAACTAGCGACTTGGAATTTGAAAAATCTTACGGTGAAAAATCAACAAAACGACGCAAACTATATAATGGGGCATTGCGTGTCGATTATTTCCAGTATTGGGGTAAGCGTGTTAAATAA
- the asnS gene encoding asparagine--tRNA ligase, which yields MTEEIPKIKIIDAKNFVGKTVTIGAWLRQKRGSGKIAFLQLRDGTAFFQGVVAKADVSEEVFETAKSLKQETSIYVTGEIHEDARSSFGYEMAVSDIKVIGESHDYPITPKEHGTEFLFDERHLYLRHLKPFATLKIRNTLVAATYEFFNKEGFTKLDAPVLTGSAPEGTTELFETDYFGEPAFLSQTGQLYAEAGAMAFGKVFTFGPTFRAEKSKTRRHLTEFWMIEPEMAFMDQEESLKLQERYIAFLISRVLENNDQELDILKRDKDLLRSYTQLPYPRVSYDDAVKLLQDNDFDVEWGVDFGSPEETFLANHFAKPVFIVNFPKAIKPFYMKRHKTRDDIVVSADLLAPEGYGEIIGGSERETDYDYLKNEIEKLGLNMDEYAWYLDLRKYGSVPHSGFGLGLERMVTFVTGEEHIREAIPFPRMTNRLRP from the coding sequence ATGACTGAAGAAATACCTAAAATTAAGATTATTGATGCAAAAAACTTTGTTGGAAAGACAGTGACTATTGGAGCTTGGCTCCGTCAAAAGCGTGGTAGTGGCAAAATTGCATTCTTACAATTACGTGATGGCACAGCCTTCTTCCAAGGGGTTGTTGCTAAAGCTGACGTGTCAGAAGAAGTGTTTGAAACTGCTAAAAGTTTGAAGCAGGAAACTAGTATATATGTTACTGGTGAAATTCATGAAGATGCTCGTTCATCTTTCGGTTATGAAATGGCTGTTTCCGATATTAAAGTAATTGGTGAAAGTCATGACTATCCAATTACACCTAAAGAGCATGGGACTGAATTTTTGTTTGACGAACGTCATTTGTACTTACGCCATCTGAAGCCGTTTGCTACTCTAAAAATTCGTAATACACTTGTTGCAGCAACATACGAGTTCTTTAACAAAGAAGGCTTTACGAAATTAGATGCTCCTGTGTTGACTGGATCCGCACCAGAAGGAACGACTGAATTATTTGAAACGGATTATTTTGGCGAACCAGCATTCTTGTCGCAAACTGGTCAATTATATGCTGAAGCTGGCGCAATGGCGTTTGGTAAAGTATTTACATTTGGGCCAACATTTCGTGCAGAAAAGTCTAAGACGAGGCGTCATTTGACTGAGTTTTGGATGATTGAACCTGAAATGGCCTTTATGGATCAAGAGGAAAGCTTGAAACTTCAAGAACGTTATATTGCTTTCTTGATCTCAAGGGTGCTCGAGAATAATGATCAAGAACTTGACATTCTCAAGCGTGACAAGGACCTACTTCGGTCATATACACAGTTACCATATCCACGTGTGAGCTATGATGATGCAGTCAAATTATTACAAGATAATGATTTTGATGTGGAGTGGGGCGTTGATTTTGGTTCACCCGAAGAAACGTTCTTGGCTAATCATTTTGCTAAACCCGTGTTTATTGTTAATTTTCCAAAAGCAATTAAGCCATTCTACATGAAGCGCCATAAAACACGAGACGACATTGTTGTTTCAGCTGATTTATTAGCTCCAGAAGGTTATGGAGAAATTATAGGTGGATCAGAACGTGAGACGGATTATGACTACCTGAAGAATGAAATTGAAAAATTAGGGTTGAACATGGATGAGTATGCTTGGTACCTTGATTTGCGTAAGTACGGTTCAGTGCCGCATTCAGGATTTGGCTTGGGGTTGGAACGTATGGTGACATTTGTAACCGGCGAGGAGCATATTCGTGAAGCTATTCCATTTCCACGAATGACCAACCGATTACGTCCTTAA
- a CDS encoding aminotransferase class I/II-fold pyridoxal phosphate-dependent enzyme yields the protein MIKSKLEQVGIFNDNLNKVKPSPIHSFDEKVSDIPNILKLTIGEPDFSVPQHIKDAALAAISADDSHYSVSAGKKTLRQAASDFLNDRYGLDYDPAEEIITTVGATEGLYTLLAAILNPDDKILIPTPAYPVYAEMTRINGGHPVFIDVSEDKFVLTPDHLREIIATEDHIKAIIITNPSNPTGVTYTAEQLKDLADVVRETNILIISDEIYSELSYDAPHVSMASILPEQTIVINGVSKSHAMTGYRIGILAGPAALMKKINMVHGFVIMTPSNPAMAAATEAFKSAESKDDTLWMKEQYKKRRDYLVEKMTKLGFEMATPSGAFYMFAKIPVDLNQNDVEFAYDLVDRQQLAVVPGSGFGPGGAGYVRISYAASLDMLETAMNRLESYCEEKRTVKIL from the coding sequence ATGATTAAGTCAAAGTTAGAACAAGTCGGTATTTTTAATGATAATTTAAATAAAGTAAAGCCTAGCCCAATCCATTCATTCGATGAAAAAGTTAGTGACATTCCTAATATTCTGAAACTAACAATTGGTGAGCCAGATTTTTCAGTTCCTCAGCATATTAAAGACGCTGCCTTAGCTGCAATTAGTGCAGATGATTCACATTATTCAGTTTCAGCAGGAAAGAAAACACTACGTCAAGCAGCTAGTGACTTTTTAAATGATCGGTATGGGCTTGATTATGACCCAGCTGAAGAAATCATTACAACAGTTGGTGCCACAGAAGGTCTTTATACATTATTGGCAGCAATTTTGAATCCAGATGATAAGATTCTAATCCCGACGCCCGCCTATCCAGTGTATGCTGAAATGACACGCATAAATGGTGGTCACCCAGTGTTTATTGACGTCTCGGAAGACAAGTTTGTACTAACGCCAGACCATTTACGTGAAATCATTGCTACCGAAGATCATATCAAAGCAATTATTATCACTAATCCTTCTAATCCAACTGGCGTGACCTACACAGCAGAACAGTTGAAAGATTTAGCAGACGTGGTACGAGAAACAAATATTTTAATCATTTCAGACGAAATCTATTCTGAATTGAGCTATGATGCACCTCACGTTTCAATGGCAAGCATTTTACCTGAACAAACAATTGTTATTAATGGCGTATCAAAGTCCCATGCCATGACAGGATATCGAATCGGTATTTTGGCGGGTCCTGCGGCTTTAATGAAGAAAATTAATATGGTGCACGGTTTTGTCATAATGACACCTTCAAATCCTGCAATGGCAGCGGCTACTGAAGCATTTAAAAGTGCAGAAAGTAAGGACGATACGTTATGGATGAAAGAGCAATATAAAAAACGACGGGACTACCTAGTTGAAAAAATGACAAAACTAGGGTTTGAAATGGCAACACCAAGTGGCGCATTTTATATGTTTGCTAAAATACCTGTAGATTTAAACCAAAATGACGTGGAGTTTGCTTATGACCTGGTTGATAGGCAACAATTGGCAGTCGTTCCTGGATCAGGATTTGGCCCGGGCGGTGCAGGATATGTACGAATTAGTTATGCGGCGTCTTTGGACATGCTAGAAACAGCTATGAATCGTTTGGAAAGTTATTGTGAAGAAAAGAGAACGGTAAAAATTTTATGA